A stretch of DNA from Streptomyces gobiensis:
TCCAGGGCAGGGTATCCGTGATCACGGTACGGCGATGGCAAGCCTAATCGCTGGGCACGGCCATGGTCCTGGCAACTCCAAGGGAATTAAGGGGTTGGCACCCGAGGCAAAGATATTGCCATTGTCTTTCGAAATGCACGACAGTTACGGATACAGGCAGCAGGCTAAAGCGATTCGCTACGCCGTTGATCGCGGGGCGAAGGTCATCAATATGTCCTACGTACTTGGGGACGATCTCGAGGTTCACAAGGCCATCAACTATGCTGTGCAGCAAGATGTTGTGCTCATTGCTGGCGTTGGAAACGATGGAAGTTCAGAGGAAAATTATCCAGCCGCCTATCCTGGCGTGATCGGCGTCGGGGCAGTGGACGAGGACGGAAAGGTTTGGGAGGACAGCAACCACAACTCCAATGTTGATCTGCTGGCACCTGGAGTGGATATCGTGCATGCTGGCGGGAAGGGCGATGACCATTACCAGAAAGCTAGCGGTACCTCGGATGCCACTGCTTATGCATCCGCCGCTGCCGCACTTATTCGTGCCAAATATCCGGAACTGACTGCTGGTCAGGTCGCCAACAGGCTCGTCAAGTCCGCTGGACTCCCGGACGATATGAAGGACGCCAAGCTCCCCGACGAGTACTACGGATACGGCTTCATCAAGCCTTGGTCCGCCTTGAAGCTCGACATCTCCGTCGGCCCAGAGCAGGGTCCCCTGCCGATGCCTAAATCGTTGGATGACGGTTTGCCCAAGCCGAGCACGGGCGACGGTCCTACACCCTCGATCCTTGAGAGGGGTATTACTCTCATCGCTCCCTTTGTCCTCGGTGCCGTAGTCATCCTCGTCATTGTCGTCCTGGTTATTGTCATGCGTTCCAGGCGCCGTCGTCAGGCCGATGGATACAGTGCTCCTGAAGGCGCCTCGCAGCCCCCGCCATACCCGGGCCAACAGATTCCTGGCCAGGCTCCGCCGATGCCACATGCCCCACGCCAGCAGCCGACCTCTCCGGGCACCTATCCGCCCGGTCCGCCCACCCAGCCTCCGGGCCAGTAGCCCCCTACCCCTGGTAAGCGTCGGCCGAGGGGCTTCACGCCTCGTGTGCCGATGTCGCTGGCCATCACTGTGATCATCAATGGCCAGCACACAGTTGGGTTTGACAGTGAAGAGTCGGTAGTCAGTGTGGAGATGAACACGGGGAGGGCGTTCCTGTGTTACCAAGCTCACCTGACGTCTCGCGCTGGTTGGCTGGGCCCGAACCTTGTCCCCTGACGGCTCCTCCACCGACTTGGTTGGCGCTCCAAAAGGCTGGAATCTTTCGGCGCGGGAGTCTGTCATTAGCTACACTGCGAGGTGATCAACTAGTATGGTCCACGCTGTCTTTCAGGTTTCGGCCCCTGAGGGAACGAACATCGGCTGGGAAGATCTGCGTGGTGTTGGAATATTCCTGGGCTTGGTGCTGCTCCTCAATGTTTGGGCTGCCTGGGAGAAGTTCCGTACCCGCAGAAGAATTCCCCGTGAGCAACGCGTAATAGAGTTGCGCTCCGAACTTTCCACTGGGATCCCCGATGCCCGCGGACACGTACGCGTAGATCCAGGTATGTACCCGGGAATC
This window harbors:
- a CDS encoding S8 family serine peptidase produces the protein MSFTGMLRAVTGTLLTGTMLFSTGSAAVAADPPPDPRPEQWPLAAFAAEDIWEMSTGKDITVAVIDTGFRASHQDITNNMLPGKEFGDGEKNGVTRLDPGQGIRDHGTAMASLIAGHGHGPGNSKGIKGLAPEAKILPLSFEMHDSYGYRQQAKAIRYAVDRGAKVINMSYVLGDDLEVHKAINYAVQQDVVLIAGVGNDGSSEENYPAAYPGVIGVGAVDEDGKVWEDSNHNSNVDLLAPGVDIVHAGGKGDDHYQKASGTSDATAYASAAAALIRAKYPELTAGQVANRLVKSAGLPDDMKDAKLPDEYYGYGFIKPWSALKLDISVGPEQGPLPMPKSLDDGLPKPSTGDGPTPSILERGITLIAPFVLGAVVILVIVVLVIVMRSRRRRQADGYSAPEGASQPPPYPGQQIPGQAPPMPHAPRQQPTSPGTYPPGPPTQPPGQ